In Verrucomicrobiales bacterium, a genomic segment contains:
- a CDS encoding transposase domain-containing protein, whose amino-acid sequence MESCRRRGSEPFTYPRDVLTRLPDMTIQRIMDVTTESRANQLHHDHRPKAP is encoded by the coding sequence GTGGAGAGTTGTCGGCGACGGGGTAGTGAGCCTTTCACCTACCCGCGGGACGTCCTAACCCGCCTCCCGGACATGACGATTCAGCGGATCATGGATGTAACGACCGAATCTCGGGCTAACCAACTTCACCACGATCACCGTCCCAAAGCACCATAA
- a CDS encoding transposase — MRAQKSRPLVDRIRKALMAIQASGRHFPQRLLGPIIDHALGLWSGLETFLMDERIEIDNSQVENAIRPTAIGKKNWHCVGAK; from the coding sequence GTGAGAGCTCAGAAAAGCCGTCCGCTGGTGGATCGTATTCGGAAAGCCTTGATGGCGATACAAGCCAGTGGCCGACACTTTCCCCAGCGCCTCCTTGGGCCGATCATCGACCACGCCCTGGGACTGTGGAGCGGGTTGGAGACCTTCTTGATGGACGAGAGGATAGAGATCGACAACAGCCAGGTCGAGAACGCGATCCGGCCGACTGCCATCGGAAAGAAGAACTGGCATTGTGTGGGGGCAAAGTAG
- a CDS encoding transposase, whose protein sequence is MLPVTGHFTGTIQCDGYSAYDFFARTRVGTIRLAASRTHVRRKFREALEQSPWTDG, encoded by the coding sequence ATCCTGCCTGTCACCGGGCACTTCACCGGCACCATCCAATGCGATGGCTACTCCGCGTATGATTTCTTTGCGAGGACTCGCGTGGGCACCATCCGGTTGGCGGCCTCCCGGACGCACGTTCGCAGAAAGTTCCGTGAGGCGCTGGAGCAATCGCCCTGGACGGATGGCTGA